The genomic window GCTATCTGGTTAGTGATCATATTTCTCGCGGATTTCGCTTTCCGAACATCAAAGATAGTTGGTAGAATTTGATCTTCCTGAAAAGAGAAGGTGCGTTGTCTTATATGTGCGTTACTAACGTAGCCAGTATAAAGCTGAATGTCGCGTGTGTTGGCTCCGTGTGTTTAGGGGCGTCACCAGTTTAATGTACTATATCACTCACTTGTAACTGTTCAAGAGATGAGTagaacagtgtgtgtgtgttttgttattAGGTAAAACCTATATGACGTGTTAATAGTGTGTTTTGTGGTTCATCTCCAAGTTATGTTAATATTTGAGTAGTTTAGTCTGTGGTGTAAACCGCTTTACATTTGTTTATCATTCCAATCAGCTGAACAAAGTGTTTAACACATGTTACAATTAGTTAATAGTGTTGAAGTTGTTGTAACTGATATCACTTGTAGCCGGATCAGTGGCAACATGAGCAGCAGAAGATGTAGGAAACGACACTGCAATGAGTTGGATTATTCTGAGGTGAGTGGAACATGTTATTGTGAACacattagtacataaactgactgGACACTGATGTCCCAACTCCTGAGGTGTCCATATTATGTTAATgccacttgaggacacctacataatccagagatcccttagtacataaactttACAGTGGACTGCAATGCACCAGCCGAAAAATGGTTTTCTATCCTGATATAGAAATGTTTAGAGCTGAACCTGTTGAGACCAAATCTTTAATGGAGTTTAGAGTAGACATGGCCTGTTATATTATCACATGTAGTTTGTAATGCCCACACACATTTCTGGTAGTTTTCACTCACCTATGCAGTCAGTCATGGCCTATATACTAcgtagtatatattatctatggtcatgGCTCCTTACAAGTGTACATGTCCACTTGCAGCATAGGACCAGTCGTAGAGTGAAACATTTCAAAGTTGATGGACCGCTGCTAAAATGTTCCAGTAAGCATTTTGTTTTATGATGTTGTgttggtgtgtgtatgtgcgtgtacgtgcgtgcatgtatgtgtgtgcgtgtgtgtgtgtgtagtgtgtgtatttcATTTTATGACTTATTGCCTAGAGGGTAAAACCAATTGGCTGTTAAAGATTCAGCCTTATCTAGTAAGTGGTTTTGGAGTTGtagtgatagacaacaagaagagcaaaacaattgacTTGCACAGTGTCTTTACGGGAATATTACAGCTTCTTGTTAATTGATCATAAGTTTCGAGTACAACGGGGGCTACAGATTTGGGGTTTGtttcattctattcaccatgaagtGGGGCATTAataaaggtatagtttttgaCTTATTTATACCTGTACTACTATCAAGTAAGTAGCTTAGAAACAGCAACATTAAAGATATGTTTTACCACAACATAACCGAACACACGTACGTAACTCAGATTTGCTTTGTGGTACAGAAGTGAAACAAATATCTACATAAGGAGGCAAATCCAGTGGTACAGTTTATTAGTAGATACGTACGTATGTCTTACTTCACTGTTTACTAAAACAATTAAAACATGCGTAAATTTTTTGTACCACTCATTTtttcaatgtatttcaattGCCTTGTTACGTAATTGACTTGCTGTACCCATATATGGTATTGTGTTAATACTTATTATAAACAGGTCAACCATATCTAGACCAGTTACTACCTGTTGAGTTGCTATTGGTGATATTCTCATTTCTACGGGAGAGGGACCTGTGTCATGTGATGCTTGTGTGTCAACGATTTAACAATGTAGCCAATGACCCCACCCTATGGTCAgtttagccaatcagatcacTGCTGGGTGTTATTTCAACTTATAGGAGGGATTTATTCCGACGAGTATTTGAAATGTCTACATCATACTCATACAGTTACCATGAAAACATGTACAAGATGGAGTGTCCTCAAGAAGGGTTGTCATGGAAACAGCACTTTGAAGTGATGGTAGGTATACTGATGACATCACcacaatgatcacatgatccccaCAGCATGGGTCACTACATGTTCATCCTAAAATGGCTATGTTGTCAAAGACACATCCCCTGAGGCTAGAAGCCACACAAGTCCCATACTACGCTACAATTGTTCAGGCCATCAACTCAGCCAGGGATGGTGATAAGATAGTAGTACACTCTGGAGTGTATTGTGAGCAAGTTGTGATTTATAAGAACATCGTTTTGATTGGGTCTGATATGGatggtacgtatgtgtgtgtagtgtgtgcatatgcgtgtgtgtgtgtgcgtgtagtgtgtctgtgtgcatacgtatgtgtagtagtgtagtgtagtatgggGCAACATATCCTGGGTGCTGGCCTGGTAAATTGCATGTTTCCAGGTTGTGatcagttgctgttgttgttgaacaagaaactttactcatgTGTGACCCGTTGAGCAAAAACCGgctgtttttgcaaaattctattttgctattgaaataaactggatAAAAGTACATGTGCTACATGACGCATTTCAATCGCTTCGTTTTGTACTGCAAAGCTCAAATTAATAAAACCTACAGTGTACACCAGTGTAACACCACCAGATTCCcctgttcattgggagtaagagttatgggtgcttatttacgATGCGGTAGAAACAAAGTTTACCGTCATTATTTAGTTATTGAAATGGCCTTATTCTTTGTCCACACAGAGACCTACAGGGTAaatactataccttgattgatgtgccaattcatggtgaacatactGACTCATTTTAGTAGCTTGTTTTAGTTGTGAGGTATAGTTGATTTagcaagtgcctgtaatttatttgtattgttgctgtacaaatcaattccTGTTTCAACTGTCTATCCctataaccatagataatatatacctccggaggtatatattatctatgctataactccaagactattcatcacgcTGAAACTTTGagtgtccactcctttgttactatggaGTACAGAAAAGCaataaaatgtgacccggtctgcgaaaaggagtcttatagccttttcaattgcatgtacttggcaacctgtaattTGACTTGTGAGTAATGTGGTGTATCACCCTgaaactagggctgagcgattgtgacattttgctactttcacaATTGTAGGATGTAACATATCACCATtatgataactatcacgatGTTATAACTCACTTGCATAAATAGCATTGTGTATGGTCAATTTTgtataaattatttatttaatcaTGCAcggtgaaattgtgtacaactgttcaacacaattaaggccatagGCAGTTATTCAATACAAATATGAATAATACTATCTGTATAGAAATTCAATGGTTTCTAACAAGTAAGCTTTTTGATTAGTAAGATTTATTCGCACAGTGAACTGTCTCAGAAGTGCACTCTTAGTGCAAACTTGTTTACTGGATCACATGTTCTTCCACAACAGTATGTGTACATTTgtatgtgatgtcacaacatcacgattatttatgacacatatcaacatcacgatgttcagagacaatcacgattaatcccacaattgatataatctcccagccctaccTGAAACTTAGTCCCCTAAcgtagcactatggcttggtgtaatatgaaggtgataggttaacatgaggagttatgattggtcaaacttgacaatttggaaaggctataagaccccttttcgcagaccgagtcacaaatggaatttgaggaatgtgcgaaAACAGCTGGTCTTGGCTCAGCggatcacatatgtattgctCTGGCCTGTTCACCTGTTAAATGGGACCTAGTGACATGATGTAAACTGGTGAAGTAGCCTATCCAGTTGTATCATCAATAGGTAACCTGGAAAACagtgccaactgtccatgtctttcACACAGCTGGTGAAGGTCCTGGTGGGACTttggtgcccacaccttcacctgtgagacaagactgagatactctaataaaccaCATGTCTGTATGCTACAGCAAATAGTAAAAATTGAGGAGGCAGTTGTCCCATATGAACCCCACTTATTTCTCCTCCCCTAGTACCATGATAAAGAGGCATTGTTCAATGCCATGTGTTACAGCAAGTGCAGGTACAATCACATTGTTTAAGAGCTACAAATAGTGTTGAAAAAGCTAAGCCCTTATAGGTGCCACAAAACACTACACAGCTTGCTCTGAGGATATCATCGTATAACTGGAAAGATGATCGCTGATTAACTATGTGGCAGCAATAGTTAATTGATCAGCGATTATCTTTGCAGCATTACAGGGTAAGGAGTAAGTGTTGTATTGAACCCCATGTTGTATAGCAGCATTACAGGGTGAGGAGTAAGTGTTTTATTGAGCCCCATGTTGTATAGCAGCATTACAGGGTGAGGAGTAAGTGTTGTATTGAGCCCCATGTTGTATAGCAGCATTACAGGGTAAGGAGTAAGTGTTGTATCGAGCCCCATGTTGTATAGCAGCTTTACAGGGTGAGGAGTAAGTGTTGTATCGAGCCCCATGTTGTATAGCAGCATTACAGGGTGAGGAGTAAGTGTTGTATTGAGCCCCATGTTGTATAGCAGCATTACAGGGTGAGGAGTAAGTGTTGTATTGAGCCCCATGTTGTATAGCAGCATTACAGGGTGAGGAGTAAGTGTTGTATTGAACCCCATGTTGTATAGCAGCATTACAGGGTGAGGAGTAAGTGTTGTATCGAGCCCCATGTTGTATAGCAGCATAACTGAGCAgtagcaaaattgttaaaataCAGTTTTTGTACATTTCATATTCAGAGTTTAATTCTATAGTGGGTTGCAGGCTACCAAACGGCCACTAACTGGAAAAACTCATTAAATCCAACCATATAATGTGCGAAAACAACCAGTTCAGTGAATAGTGACACCTGTACAAATCTGTTGTTATCCTCTTCCTGCAGCCTATTGACTGCTAGAGTATTCACCAATAAGGCTGACAGCACATCAGTTATTCTTTCTAGAAAACACAGAAATTATAAAAAGAAGTTCTAGATAAAAGAATACAAACTGGTTTAgcttttgctcagcaggtcattATATGTGTTATTGATTGTTCCATTTTGTGGAGTTGACGCTGTGTACATATCTGAACTGTGTATTATATGTGTTATTGATTGTTCCATTTTGTGGAGTTGACACTGTGTACATATCTGAACTGTGTATTAACAGAATACTGGTATTACATGTCAGCAATATGTATTTTAAACCCATTGTGTCATTTTGAATGAACTATTAGCTTAACGTGATATTATATTGATCACACATCAGATAAAGAAAATACCTATTTGTGTTTTAGTAATATCCCAACTGTCTCTATGATAGTCTGTATGAGAGCAGTGTGGAATTAACACTGAAAATTGCAACATAACATAGAAATTACATTCAATTACAGTCACAATCATTTtagtactgtattatatattgttgctaggagacaagTTAGTTACCATTAGTTACTGGGACCACAATGTGTTGGAGTTCACCAAGGAGGCATGTCATGCTGTTGTTGTCAACATTAACATCAAGGTGAGCTCTGATTGGTTCAATGTATGATCATAACAACTAATCCATCCAATAGTTTGACAGTCTACCAGAATCACCGCTACACAAGAGTTACACCATCTCTGTCCCAGCGAAATGTTGTCCCACAATTGAAGGATGTTATATTAGTAACAGTTCTGATTGTaagtctgtgtgtatgtatctgtctgtatgtgtgtgtgtctgtgtgtacgtATCTGTCTGTACGTTTGCGTGTATCCATCAATATGTGTGTAAGTTTGTGTGTccttctgtatgtgtgtatgtctgtgtgtccGTCTGTGCGTGTGTCTGACTATatgttaatgtatgtacatatggcTGTTGTATGTATTTCTCTGTATACATCTGTATATCTGTGTGTccgtctgtatgtgtgtgtgtgactgtgtgttaATGTGTGTACGTATTTCTGTTGTATGTATTTCTCTGTATacatctgtatgtgtgtatgtctgtgtatCTGTACATGTTGTGTATGCCAGCTGTTCATTGCCTTCACTTGACCACTAACTATTAGACACCTGAGTAGTATACAAGTTGCCCTGACAACTGAGTAGGAGTGTCATGTGACTGTTCTTTGTGTTGGTTGTGTATGTAATAGTTCAGTCATcttaagtatatgttaaagcattgccgcgagtgctatatgaaaaataaagtacgaggcgtgcggctgagtgctttatttttcatatagcacgagcaagacAATGATTTATagaactttctagtcatgtagcttcaccatacactaggagtTGTAATTAAATTAACACACATTGcacaaactattagcagcctgaatgctgggtaactgtgctttattgcccacaaagaatgctttattgcaataaagcactctttgcggtgcaataaagcactcttaaagaatgctttattgcaataaagcaaCAGGAGTCTGAAAGGCGGTTAGGacattttcttcttactattttcatgtatttgtatccataggaaccctagagagtgacttattatctctaagtattCCTAGCGGGCTATTTAGCCATTGTAGTTAACTCTCGGGAGTGAAACGGGTATGGACAGGAACGGAAAGTGGGATGGAAATGGCCAATAAACTAAATGTATACTTCTTTACACTGTTTGAATTGTAGTGTTGCCACAAaatgattgaaatactctaatagagcagtcaaacaatTTTATTGCTATATTTAATTAGCAAACACTGAAatgatgaaattttaaaaaacatacTTAACTAATTAACTAATTGGTTTGACAAAGGTAAAAGTTTACAAAGCATAGTTATGAGACAGTGACTCAGCTACATAGTTATGAGACAGTGACTCAGCTACATAGTTATGAGACAGTGACTCAGCTACATAGTTATGAGACAGTGACTCAGCTACGGAGCTTTGGAATGTGCTGCATCCACAGCTTCAGGATTAGTGAGAAGTTACGGGCTGGCAAAATCACATTGTCAGGACTAGCTAGGCTATATGCCTATATCCGGATTGCTTCCAGTAATCATCTGATCATTGCTTTGTTTTTCTAGTTGGTTGCATGGCTGTCATATTATGCTGTATGTTGTATGCAAGCAAGTATCAGAAGTCTATTAGTCTGTATGTTTGTACCATTATTTCATAAGTGTGTGCAACTATTATTTAGAATGGACAATAATTATGATGTCTATCTCAGTCCTCTGCTCATGTACTACTTCAGCTTGTACACATATTTGGAGTAATAAAAACATCAATGCATTTAAATGTGCAATAGTTTAGAtaattgtagctacatgtatttgCCTATCTTAAGCATCTAATCAAGGTTTCCCAGGAGAGGAGTTCATATTTTAGTGCCTTATATAACAATAACTTCCATTCCTTGCAATGTTCAACCATCTTAGGCTCATGTCCGGCTAACTAACAGTTTGTTAGGGCAAATGTCCTTGTAGTCTTTAAGAGTTTATAGTTCACTCTGAATTCATGTATAATGGTTTTTAGATGGATCTTGTGTCTATGTTCATGGCAGAGAAGCTAATCCTTTGGTTAGAAATTGTGTCATTGCTGATGCTAGTAATGTGGGTGTGTTTGTTGATAACCATGCTAAGGTCAGCATCATGTGGCCtcacatgacatcacatgacCTCACACACAGGGCCAGTTCCAATATAATGATATCCATGACAACAAACTAGCTGGAGTATGGATTAAGAACTATGCTAGTCCAATATTCCATGGTAATGCCATACATCATGGCAAAGATGTTGGGTTCTTTATATTCCAAGATGGACAGGTAAATAACATGGGTAATCCCCCTGGTGATAAGGGATAACCCCTAATTCTCCCCCAGGGCATACTAGAAGACAATGACATCCACACAAACAGGATAGCTGGTATAGAGATCAAACAAGATGCTAATCCAATAGTGATGAAGTGTAGGATCCATCATGGTTGCACTGGTGGAGTGTATATACATGATAGGGTAAATGTTTGATTTGGTATTTGTTTATTTCATCTGGTATTTGTGTATTTCATATGGGATCTATGTACTTTATCTTGCATTTGTGCATTTCATATGGTAACTAAGTATTTCAGTGTGTTTTCAATGACATCCTATACAACTAATTCCATGACCATATTCCAGCCACTTGACCCCACCTTAACATAACATGTAATGACACAATGTTTGGGGGATTTACCTAcagaaatttttaatttttatgaGCTATGATATTGGATTTTCAACTTTTTAAAGTTAATAGTCACAGTTAATCCAATGGTTTGAATTATGAAGTAGTAACTGCAGACAGAAATTATAAACAGACTGTAGCTTTGAGTTGTCTTTGGTAAAAATAATGAAAATTGTACAATTAAATGTTAAAATTTCATTAGTGACATTTTCATAACGCAAATCAATGATATCCTATGGAAAGTGATTGTGATGTTACCATGACAATAGAAACTTCATTAGTACCAACTTATATTTGGCATTTTTCATTGACGAAGTCTCTGTTTGtgattgtactattagagtagctactttactgctctattagaatatctcaatcatTTTGAATTTTAGTGGAAgatgaaatttaaagtatttTTGAGAGTAGTAGTGTTGAGAATGTAAAGTTCCTAAGGCGTTGCACAGTTCCTACAATAACTGGACGATATTGTACAACTCTTTAGTTGTTATAGTTCCTAAGGAGTTACACAGTTCCTACAATAGCAATATTATACAACTCTTTAGTTGTTGTAGTTCCTAAGGAGTTACACAGTTCCTACAATAGCAATATTGTACAACTCGTTAGTTGTTGTAGTTCCTAAGGAGTTACAGAGTTCCTGCAATAACAATATTGTACAACTCTTTAGTTGTTGTAGTTCCTAAGGAGTTACACAGTtcctacaataacaatattgtacAACTCGTTAGTTGCTGTCACTTGTACATAGTTCCTACAGCAATAGCTGATGTGTCTACTGTTGCTAGGGTCGTGGTCAGTTCCTTGACAACAAGATCTACTCCAACACATATGCTGGAGTATGGGTCACCAGTGATAGTTCCCCAACACTGAGGTCTAATGAGATTCATGGTGGACTACAAGGGGGCGTGTACTTCTTTGGTGGAGGACTGGGAGTATTGGAGGGAAATGATATTCATAGTAAGTCCGTTTGTGTGTATGTCAGTTGTATGCGTTTATGTGCACGTCCAtgtgtgtttgtctgtgtgtatgtcctGCCATACACAACTCTCTATTTGTTCATGTGTGTTTGTGGTCAATCtgatgtgtgtctgtgtgtatgtcctGCCATACACAACTCTCTATTTGTTCATGTGTGTTTGTGGTCAATCtgatgtgtgtctgtgtgtatgtcctGCCATACATAACTCTCTATTTGTTCATGTATGTTTGTGGTCAATCtgatgtgtgtctgtgtgtatgtcctGCCATACACAACTCTCTATTTGTTCATGTGTGTTTGTGGTCAATCtgatgtgtgtctgtgtgtatgtcctGCCATACACAACTCTCTATTTGTTCATGTGTGTTTGTGGTCAATCtgatgtgtgtctgtgtgtatgtcctGCCATACACAACTCTCTATTTGTTCATGTGTGTTTGTGGTCAATCtgatgtgtgtctgtgtgtatgtcctGCCATGCACACTGATGTGTGCCTTTGTCTTCCCTTGTGTCCCACTGCtgtgtaggtgttgatttgtgggtgTCATATAGCTTCCTTGAGTTGACCATCATGTTTATAGCAGAAACCGTCCATAACTTCTGTAGTGGCTGGACtagtactgttctttgtttgtagcactgtgtgtgtacgtatgtgtatgtgtgttaggcagcatagccaagtggttagggcatcagcctggtaatcgaaaggtccTAGGTTCGATTCCCGGTtgagccactttggtgttgttgttgtttccttgagcaagaaactttactcacattgttccagtctacccagctgtttaaatggggacctggtggcctggtgtcaactggggaagcagcccacccagctgtaacatcaatgggtacctggtattaactggggaagcaaatgcccaactgtccttgtctcgcttagtggtgttggggtcgttgtggaactttaggttccgcgacctctctccaagagacctggacagtcctcctgtgggttactagccctgccccaggaggatttgcctgcacaaggctcaagtgcctgagtggtgcacaggcatcccagtgctggttcactgggcggcaatagctATGTTTCGCATAGCTGCCAGAGGCTTTGCTAGGCTTTGCTATGTGTGTTATTGTAAACTATTACCTGTTGCTACGTAGGTAACACGTTGGCTGGCGTACAGATCAGGACTGGTAGTAATCCGGTTGTCAGGGGCAACAACATTCACCACGGATTGCATGGAGGAATTTATATAGTAAGTTACCATAGCAACTAAAGAGCAGGATATTATTACAAGTGTGAAACCTGTgtgaaaacacacacacacacacacactacacacactggcacacacacaaagtaacACCTATGGCAGCCgtgtgaaacacagctattgttgCCCATTGAACCAGTAtagggatgcctgtgcaccactcaggagCTTGAGCCTTGTGTAGGCAATCATTAAATCCTCCAGGGGCAAGGCAAGTAACCCACGGGAGGCTGTCCAGTCTCATGGAGATAGGCtgcagaacccaaagttccaaaACGACCCCGACACTGCAACAACGACAGTAGGGAATTTGCTTCccttgatgttacagctgggtgggctgctgcATCAGGTCCCCATTTATACTGCTgtgtagactacttcaccagttaacaccacaggtcaccattaatacagctgggtagactactttaccagttaacaccaggtcactattaatacagctgggtagactacttcaccagttaacaccaggtccccattaatacagctgggtagactacttcaccagttaacaccaggtccccattaatacagctgggtagactacttcacctgttaacaccaggtcaccattaacccttaaacctgcataatccatCAGGTGGTTACATCATACGTCATGAAGCATTCGTCCGATCGCTtagaaaaacagattttattaattggcaaaaATAAGCTATCTACCTGtgtataaactttcaacatatACAAACAAGGACTCACCCACTACTACGCGCTGAATCGTTTTGTGTCCTTCCGCATTCGTATCGTCATTGTGCTCGTCCGACATTGATGTAATCACTTGATACCAA from Dysidea avara chromosome 2, odDysAvar1.4, whole genome shotgun sequence includes these protein-coding regions:
- the LOC136247702 gene encoding F-box only protein 11-like, which produces MSSRRCRKRHCNELDYSEHRTSRRVKHFKVDGPLLKCSSQPYLDQLLPVELLLVIFSFLRERDLCHVMLVCQRFNNVANDPTLWRDLFRRVFEMSTSYSYSYHENMYKMECPQEGLSWKQHFEVMHGSLHVHPKMAMLSKTHPLRLEATQVPYYATIVQAINSARDGDKIVVHSGVYCEQVVIYKNIVLIGSDMDGDKLVTISYWDHNVLEFTKEACHAVVVNINIKFDSLPESPLHKSYTISVPAKCCPTIEGCYISNSSDYGSCVYVHGREANPLVRNCVIADASNVGVFVDNHAKGQFQYNDIHDNKLAGVWIKNYASPIFHGNAIHHGKDVGFFIFQDGQGILEDNDIHTNRIAGIEIKQDANPIVMKCRIHHGCTGGVYIHDRGRGQFLDNKIYSNTYAGVWVTSDSSPTLRSNEIHGGLQGGVYFFGGGLGVLEGNDIHSNTLAGVQIRTGSNPVVRGNNIHHGLHGGIYIHDGGLGLIEANEIHNNTLAGVWVTTGSSPTLRHNRIHSGKQVGIYYYDNGGGVLEENDIFNHAFSGVQIRTGSNPTIRRNKIFGGKNGGILVYNSGLGLLEYNEIYGNTLSGVWIKTDADPVLRGNKIYDGLECGVCIFSNGRGLLEQNEIFSNALSGILISSSSQPVVRKNRVFGGRAAGIEVTNSAGGTIEHNEVFGNRYHGICLATGVNPKLKGNSVYGNCQPLDQAIAEGKCLFSVSGNNSYPMDKFYKCKTCGLSDNDAICCNCITSCHRDHDVEYVRYDRFFCDCGAGALSCDCLLTGLKAHSSCKPKHSQQQLGAGPHASPSNSDVNNSTPS